From a single Sinomonas atrocyanea genomic region:
- a CDS encoding Gfo/Idh/MocA family protein — translation MEETKPLRVGMVGYAFMGATHSQAWRTAPRFFDLPLSPRLAAVAGRDPGRVAAAAAKLGWESTETDWRRLIERDDIDLIDICTPGNTHAEIAIAALEAGKHVLCEKPLANSVAEAERMTAAADSAAARGVYSMCGFSYRRTPALSLAKRLVDEGALGQLRHVRAQYLQDWLSDEDAPLTWRLDRTKSGSGSLGDIGAHVIDAAQWITGQDIAGVSALLETFVKQRPVGGDLVGLGGHGSGGERGEVTVDDAAIFSARFDGGSGTAGAIGVFEATRFALGRKNAMRLELNGSKASLAFDFEDMNSLWFYDAADEPNAGFRKIQVTEPEHPYTGHWWPVGHGLGYEHAFTHQVVDLVEAIAAGKQPTPSFADALQVQRVLDAVETSAADESRWTKVEGA, via the coding sequence ATGGAAGAGACCAAGCCCCTGAGGGTCGGCATGGTGGGCTACGCCTTCATGGGCGCCACCCACTCGCAGGCCTGGCGCACCGCCCCCCGGTTCTTCGACCTCCCGCTGTCCCCGCGCCTCGCCGCCGTGGCGGGCCGCGACCCCGGGCGCGTCGCGGCGGCCGCCGCGAAACTCGGCTGGGAATCGACCGAGACCGACTGGCGCCGGCTGATCGAGCGGGACGACATCGACCTCATCGACATCTGCACCCCCGGGAACACCCATGCCGAGATCGCCATCGCGGCCCTCGAGGCCGGCAAGCACGTGCTGTGCGAGAAGCCGCTCGCCAACTCGGTCGCCGAGGCCGAACGGATGACGGCGGCCGCGGACTCCGCGGCGGCCCGCGGCGTGTACTCGATGTGCGGGTTCTCCTACCGCCGCACGCCCGCCCTGTCCCTCGCGAAGCGGCTGGTCGACGAGGGGGCGCTCGGACAGCTGCGGCACGTGCGGGCCCAATACCTGCAGGACTGGCTCAGCGACGAGGACGCGCCGCTGACCTGGCGGCTCGACAGGACGAAGTCCGGCTCGGGCTCGCTCGGGGACATCGGAGCGCACGTCATCGACGCCGCCCAGTGGATCACCGGGCAGGACATCGCCGGAGTCTCGGCGCTGCTGGAGACGTTCGTGAAGCAGCGGCCGGTCGGCGGCGACTTGGTCGGGCTCGGCGGGCACGGCTCCGGGGGCGAGCGGGGAGAGGTGACGGTCGACGACGCCGCAATCTTCTCGGCACGGTTCGACGGCGGCTCCGGTACCGCGGGCGCGATCGGAGTGTTCGAGGCAACCAGGTTCGCCCTCGGCCGGAAGAACGCGATGCGGCTCGAGCTCAACGGCTCCAAGGCCTCGCTCGCGTTCGACTTCGAGGACATGAACTCGCTGTGGTTCTACGACGCGGCGGACGAGCCGAACGCCGGCTTCCGGAAGATTCAGGTCACCGAGCCGGAGCACCCCTATACCGGGCACTGGTGGCCCGTGGGGCACGGGCTCGGGTACGAGCACGCCTTCACCCATCAGGTGGTGGACCTCGTCGAGGCGATCGCGGCAGGGAAGCAGCCCACGCCGTCGTTCGCCGACGCGCTGCAGGTGCAGCGCGTCCTCGACGCCGTCGAGACGAGCGCCGCGGACGAATCACGCTGGACGAAAGTGGAGGGAGCCTGA
- a CDS encoding ThuA domain-containing protein: MTTKNALVVRGGWDGHQPIQATELFIPHLEAHGYEVRIEESPKVYADAEYMATVDLVMQCMTMSTIEKDEFEGLRTAVENGTGLAGWHGGIADSYRNTSDYLHLIGGQFACHPGRHPDERTGEQSDNYVPYTVTMLPAAANHPITEGIGDFDLVTEQYWVLADDYIDVLATTTQKVRAWDPWHREVTSPAIWTREWGAGRIFVCTPGHRVEVLEDPNVRTIIERGLLWASR; encoded by the coding sequence ATGACCACCAAGAACGCGCTCGTGGTGCGCGGAGGCTGGGACGGGCACCAGCCCATCCAGGCCACCGAGCTCTTCATCCCCCACCTCGAGGCCCACGGCTACGAGGTCCGGATCGAGGAATCGCCCAAGGTCTACGCCGATGCCGAGTACATGGCCACCGTGGACCTCGTGATGCAGTGCATGACCATGTCCACCATCGAGAAGGACGAGTTCGAGGGGCTCCGCACCGCGGTCGAGAACGGCACCGGCCTCGCTGGCTGGCACGGCGGGATCGCCGACTCGTACCGGAACACCTCCGACTACCTGCACCTGATCGGCGGCCAGTTCGCCTGCCACCCGGGCAGGCATCCCGACGAGCGCACCGGGGAGCAGTCGGACAACTACGTCCCGTACACGGTGACCATGCTCCCCGCCGCCGCGAACCACCCGATCACCGAGGGCATCGGGGACTTCGACCTCGTGACCGAGCAGTACTGGGTCCTCGCCGACGACTACATCGACGTCCTCGCCACCACCACCCAGAAGGTCCGGGCCTGGGACCCGTGGCACCGGGAGGTCACCTCCCCGGCCATCTGGACCCGCGAGTGGGGAGCCGGGCGCATCTTCGTCTGCACGCCGGGCCACCGCGTGGAGGTCCTCGAGGACCCGAACGTCCGCACCATCATCGAAAGGGGCCTGCTGTGGGCAAGCCGGTAG
- a CDS encoding extracellular solute-binding protein translates to MKMHTLRKGSAALAAGALAVTLAACGSGGPGNSVSADSATMWGLTGGNQPVLQKSVDSWNSAHSSETIKLDFFANDAYKTKVRTAVGAGQGPTFIYGWGGGVLKSYVDAGQVEDLTSFLDKNPDVKDRYLPSVLKNGQVNGKQFAVPNNNAQPVVLYYNKELFDKVGAQAPKTWDDLMALVPKFKAAGIAPFSLGGQSKWPDLMWLEYLTERIGGPQVFADIAANKPNAWSNPAVTDALTKIQQLVDAGGFVNGFSSIAADSNADQALLYTGKAAMILQGGWIYQTMKKNAADSIKNGKIGWVTFPTVDGGKGDPADIVGNPSNFWSVSSKATDAQKKSAEDYIKSGMFTDADTQALIDSGAVPVVKGIEGKLQASPDKDFLTFVYGMVKDAPSFTLSWDQALSPAQGDAMLSNLDQIFLKKITPEQFVSTMNATIGK, encoded by the coding sequence ATGAAGATGCACACTCTGCGCAAGGGCTCGGCGGCGCTCGCCGCGGGCGCGCTGGCCGTGACCCTCGCAGCCTGCGGCTCCGGCGGCCCCGGCAACTCCGTGAGCGCCGACTCCGCGACGATGTGGGGCCTCACCGGAGGAAACCAGCCGGTGCTCCAGAAGTCGGTCGACTCCTGGAACTCCGCGCACTCGAGCGAGACCATCAAGCTCGACTTCTTTGCGAACGACGCCTACAAGACCAAGGTGCGCACCGCCGTCGGCGCCGGCCAGGGCCCCACCTTCATCTATGGCTGGGGAGGCGGCGTGCTCAAGTCCTACGTCGATGCCGGCCAGGTGGAGGACCTCACCTCGTTCCTCGACAAGAACCCTGACGTCAAGGACCGCTACCTGCCGTCGGTCCTGAAGAACGGGCAGGTGAACGGGAAGCAGTTCGCGGTCCCGAACAACAACGCCCAGCCGGTGGTGCTGTATTACAACAAGGAGCTCTTCGACAAGGTCGGAGCGCAGGCGCCCAAGACCTGGGACGACCTGATGGCGCTCGTGCCGAAGTTCAAGGCCGCCGGCATCGCCCCGTTCTCCCTGGGCGGCCAGTCGAAGTGGCCCGACCTCATGTGGCTCGAGTACCTCACCGAGCGCATCGGCGGCCCCCAGGTCTTCGCCGACATCGCCGCGAACAAGCCGAACGCCTGGTCCAACCCCGCGGTGACCGATGCCCTGACCAAGATCCAGCAGCTCGTCGACGCGGGCGGCTTCGTCAATGGCTTCTCCTCCATCGCCGCGGACAGCAACGCCGACCAGGCCCTCCTGTACACCGGCAAGGCGGCGATGATCCTCCAGGGCGGCTGGATCTACCAGACAATGAAGAAGAACGCCGCAGACTCGATCAAGAACGGCAAGATCGGCTGGGTCACCTTCCCGACGGTCGACGGCGGCAAGGGCGACCCCGCGGACATCGTCGGCAACCCCTCCAACTTCTGGTCCGTCTCCTCGAAGGCGACCGATGCGCAGAAGAAGTCGGCCGAGGACTACATCAAGAGCGGCATGTTCACGGACGCGGACACCCAGGCCCTCATCGACTCGGGCGCGGTGCCCGTGGTCAAGGGCATCGAGGGCAAGCTGCAGGCCTCGCCCGACAAGGACTTCCTGACCTTCGTCTACGGCATGGTCAAGGACGCGCCGAGCTTCACGCTCTCCTGGGACCAGGCCCTCAGCCCGGCCCAGGGGGACGCGATGCTGTCCAACCTCGACCAGATCTTCCTCAAGAAGATCACCCCGGAGCAGTTCGTCAGCACGATGAACGCGACGATCGGCAAGTAG
- a CDS encoding Gfo/Idh/MocA family protein — MGKPVGTEGPLKVGIIGCGKIVGQYLDSFRRLAGVRLVAVADLDPARAREVADEYGGGVRAVGVDELLAAGDVDLILNLTVPAAHAEVALAAIAAGKHVYGEKPLAATTREAREVLDAARAAGVVVGCAPDTVLGTGLQTARKAIDDGLIGAPVAATATMVTPGHERWHPNPDFYYVPGGGPLLDMGPYYVTALVTLLGPVASVVGAASHTRPERVIGSGPRAGEAIPVTTDTHVTGVLTHASGALSTLVMSFDAVATHAANIEVHGPLGTLAVPDPNHFDGDTRLHRLGGDTWETLPVSAGYVDSGRGYGIADLARTLGSSDGPRAGGTLGYHVLDVMESLLESAHTGRAVEVTSRAERPPAVGLEDLADRAREGSLSA, encoded by the coding sequence GTGGGCAAGCCGGTAGGAACTGAAGGGCCGCTCAAGGTCGGCATCATCGGCTGCGGGAAGATCGTGGGCCAGTACCTGGACAGCTTCCGCCGGCTCGCGGGCGTGCGCCTCGTCGCGGTCGCGGACCTCGACCCGGCGCGCGCCCGGGAGGTCGCCGACGAGTACGGCGGGGGCGTGCGCGCCGTGGGCGTGGACGAGCTCCTCGCGGCCGGCGACGTGGACCTCATCCTGAACCTGACTGTCCCGGCCGCGCACGCCGAGGTCGCCCTCGCGGCCATCGCCGCCGGCAAGCACGTCTACGGGGAGAAGCCCCTCGCCGCGACGACCCGCGAGGCCCGCGAGGTGCTCGACGCGGCGCGGGCGGCCGGCGTCGTGGTCGGCTGCGCGCCGGACACCGTGCTCGGCACGGGCCTCCAGACCGCGCGCAAGGCGATCGACGACGGCCTCATCGGCGCGCCCGTCGCGGCCACGGCCACCATGGTGACCCCCGGGCACGAGCGCTGGCACCCCAACCCGGACTTCTACTACGTCCCCGGGGGAGGGCCGCTGCTGGACATGGGGCCCTACTACGTCACCGCCCTCGTGACCCTCCTGGGGCCGGTGGCCTCGGTGGTCGGGGCGGCGAGCCACACGCGCCCGGAGCGGGTCATCGGATCCGGGCCGCGCGCCGGCGAGGCCATCCCCGTCACGACCGACACCCACGTCACCGGCGTCCTGACGCACGCCTCCGGCGCCCTCTCCACCCTCGTGATGAGCTTCGACGCCGTCGCGACCCACGCGGCGAACATCGAGGTGCACGGCCCGCTCGGCACGCTCGCCGTCCCGGACCCCAACCACTTCGACGGCGACACGCGCCTGCACCGCCTCGGCGGCGACACGTGGGAGACGCTCCCGGTCTCCGCGGGCTACGTGGACTCGGGGCGCGGCTACGGCATCGCGGACCTCGCCCGCACCCTGGGCTCCTCGGACGGGCCCCGGGCCGGGGGAACCCTCGGGTACCACGTGCTGGACGTCATGGAATCCCTGCTCGAGTCCGCCCACACGGGGCGGGCCGTCGAGGTGACGAGCCGCGCGGAGCGGCCGCCCGCCGTCGGGCTCGAAGACCTCGCGGACCGCGCGCGCGAGGGCTCGCTCTCCGCATGA
- a CDS encoding carbohydrate ABC transporter permease: protein MALTRTATRRAREAGPSGWLAVPALVFFLVFAIIPLGGVVALSFTSWDGLGEIRFDGLSSWVRALGDPVTANAIWVTVKVMVFSYVVQTPISLLLGVFTAGRQRYRAVLAVLYFLPLLLSSAAIAIAFKALLDPNFGMGPGLGLPFLAQDWLGNSDLVLFVVVFVIAWQFVPFHTLIYQGGVRQIPTSFYEAAQIDGAGRVQQFFSITLPQLKYTVITSSTLMAVGSLAYFDLIFVLTGGGPGYSTRLLPLHMYLTGFKANDMGAASALGVVLVVVGLALALLLQRLGGKNRGASQLEGA, encoded by the coding sequence ATGGCGCTGACCCGCACTGCTACCCGACGGGCCCGTGAGGCGGGCCCGTCGGGGTGGCTCGCCGTCCCTGCCCTCGTGTTCTTCCTCGTCTTCGCGATCATCCCGCTCGGCGGCGTCGTTGCCCTGAGCTTCACGTCCTGGGACGGCCTCGGAGAGATCCGCTTCGACGGACTCTCCAGCTGGGTGCGCGCCCTCGGCGACCCGGTGACGGCCAACGCGATCTGGGTGACGGTGAAGGTCATGGTCTTCAGCTACGTGGTCCAGACACCCATCAGCCTCCTGCTCGGCGTCTTCACCGCCGGCCGCCAGCGCTACCGGGCCGTCCTGGCCGTGCTGTACTTCCTGCCGCTCCTGCTTTCCTCGGCGGCCATCGCCATCGCGTTCAAGGCCCTCCTCGACCCGAACTTCGGAATGGGTCCCGGCCTGGGGCTCCCGTTCCTCGCCCAGGACTGGCTCGGCAACTCGGACCTCGTCCTGTTCGTCGTCGTCTTCGTCATCGCCTGGCAGTTCGTTCCGTTCCACACGCTCATCTACCAGGGCGGCGTGCGCCAGATCCCCACATCGTTCTACGAGGCCGCCCAAATCGACGGGGCCGGCCGTGTCCAGCAGTTCTTCAGCATCACGCTGCCGCAGCTCAAGTACACGGTCATCACGTCCTCGACCCTCATGGCGGTCGGTTCGCTCGCGTACTTCGACCTCATCTTCGTCCTCACAGGCGGCGGTCCGGGCTACTCGACCCGCCTCCTGCCCCTGCACATGTACCTGACCGGGTTCAAGGCCAACGACATGGGCGCGGCGAGCGCGCTCGGCGTCGTCCTCGTCGTCGTCGGCCTCGCCCTCGCCCTGCTCCTGCAGCGCCTCGGCGGCAAGAACCGCGGCGCGAGCCAACTGGAAGGCGCCTGA
- a CDS encoding carbohydrate ABC transporter permease — translation MASTAQAPMTQAPPARRPAEEHRRHRLGRDRPNILGGLGGWVWLAVIILPIYYVVITSLKGQEGFFSSNPLLPPATPTFENYSLVLESDFAQYFGNSLLVTVGSVIPTLLVSFMAAYAIIRGRGRFLSWTNRLFLLGLAIPLHATIIPIYWMITRAHLYDTLLALILPSIAFAIPISVLILGNFLRDVPNELFESMRLDGASDWAMMWQLALPLVRPAVVTVGIYDALTVWNGFLFPLILTQSPATRVLPLSLWTFQGEFSVNIPAVLASVVLATLPLLVVYVVARRQLVSGLTAGFSK, via the coding sequence ATGGCCTCCACTGCACAAGCCCCCATGACCCAGGCACCACCTGCCCGCCGGCCCGCGGAAGAGCATCGGCGCCACCGGCTCGGGCGGGACAGGCCCAACATCCTCGGCGGCCTCGGGGGCTGGGTCTGGCTCGCCGTCATCATCCTGCCCATCTACTACGTGGTGATCACGAGCCTCAAGGGGCAGGAGGGGTTCTTCTCCTCCAACCCGCTGCTCCCGCCCGCCACCCCGACCTTCGAGAACTACAGCCTCGTCCTCGAGAGCGACTTCGCCCAGTACTTCGGCAACAGCCTTCTCGTCACGGTGGGCAGCGTCATCCCGACCCTCCTCGTCTCGTTCATGGCCGCCTACGCGATCATCCGGGGGAGGGGCCGGTTCCTCAGCTGGACGAACCGGCTGTTCCTCCTCGGCCTCGCGATCCCGCTGCACGCCACGATCATCCCGATCTACTGGATGATCACCCGCGCGCACCTGTACGACACCCTGCTCGCGCTCATCCTGCCCTCGATCGCGTTCGCGATCCCGATCTCCGTGCTCATCCTGGGCAACTTCCTCCGGGACGTTCCGAACGAGCTGTTCGAGTCGATGCGCCTGGACGGGGCCTCCGACTGGGCGATGATGTGGCAGCTGGCGCTGCCCCTGGTGCGGCCCGCGGTGGTCACGGTGGGGATCTACGACGCGCTCACGGTGTGGAACGGGTTCCTCTTCCCGCTCATCCTCACGCAGAGTCCCGCCACCCGGGTCCTGCCGCTCTCCCTGTGGACCTTCCAGGGCGAGTTCAGCGTGAACATCCCGGCGGTCCTGGCCTCCGTGGTCCTGGCGACGCTGCCGCTGCTCGTGGTGTACGTCGTGGCCCGCCGCCAGCTCGTCAGCGGCCTGACCGCCGGCTTCAGCAAGTAG
- a CDS encoding LacI family DNA-binding transcriptional regulator — protein sequence MSLAPPTRKPTLAAIARLTGVSAPTVSKVVNGRGDVAEGTRAKVLAALEEAGYESPAHRRNSDGPQTVEVAFDSVTSNYSSALLDGILEGAAEAGAEIVVGISGSSRGPGADLDRKARRMVDEGRAGLIVVTSAFTPSHLAAFRRRRLPVVVVDPLNPPPAGVVSVGATNWSGGRAAAEHLLDLGHERIAYLGGPESAECNQARLHGYLSALMSRGISVEAGYVIHGRFRAESGISGLTALLALEKAPTAIFAGSDAIAVGVLREARHRGIRVPEDLSLVGFDGTALAEDSVPALTSVAQPLQDMGRIALRTLLRQSRGEQLDSHRVELATQLVVRESTAPLS from the coding sequence GTGAGCCTCGCCCCTCCCACCCGCAAGCCGACGCTGGCCGCCATCGCGCGCCTCACGGGCGTCTCCGCTCCGACCGTGTCCAAGGTGGTCAACGGGCGCGGCGACGTGGCCGAGGGCACCCGGGCCAAGGTCCTCGCGGCGCTGGAAGAGGCCGGGTACGAGTCTCCGGCCCACCGCCGGAACAGCGATGGCCCCCAGACCGTGGAGGTGGCCTTCGACTCGGTCACCTCCAACTACTCCTCGGCACTGCTCGACGGCATCCTGGAGGGAGCCGCCGAGGCGGGGGCCGAGATCGTCGTGGGGATCAGCGGCAGCAGCCGCGGGCCCGGCGCCGACCTGGACCGCAAGGCCCGGCGCATGGTCGACGAGGGCCGAGCCGGCCTGATCGTGGTGACCTCCGCCTTCACGCCGTCGCACCTCGCGGCCTTCCGCCGCCGCCGTCTCCCGGTGGTCGTCGTCGACCCGCTCAACCCGCCCCCCGCCGGCGTGGTCAGCGTCGGTGCCACAAACTGGTCCGGCGGCCGGGCCGCCGCTGAGCACCTCCTCGACTTGGGGCACGAGCGGATCGCCTATCTGGGCGGCCCGGAGTCAGCCGAGTGCAACCAGGCACGCCTGCACGGCTACCTCTCCGCCCTCATGTCGCGGGGCATCTCGGTCGAGGCGGGCTACGTGATCCACGGCAGGTTCCGCGCCGAGAGCGGCATCAGCGGCCTCACCGCGCTGCTCGCGCTCGAGAAGGCTCCGACCGCGATCTTCGCCGGCAGCGACGCGATCGCTGTCGGCGTGCTCCGGGAGGCCCGGCACCGCGGGATCCGGGTGCCCGAGGACCTGAGCCTCGTGGGCTTCGACGGCACCGCGCTGGCCGAGGACTCGGTCCCCGCCCTCACCTCCGTCGCCCAGCCGCTCCAGGACATGGGGCGCATCGCGCTGCGCACCCTCCTGCGGCAGTCCCGGGGAGAACAGCTGGACTCACATCGGGTCGAGCTGGCCACGCAGCTGGTGGTCCGGGAGTCCACGGCACCGCTGTCCTGA
- a CDS encoding sugar phosphate isomerase/epimerase family protein, translating to MARRPITLFTGQWADLPFEEVARLAGEWGFDGLEIACWGDHLDPVRAAEDDAYVRDRLDILERNGLEVYAIANHLTGQAVCDDPIDARHQGILSEEVWGDGEPEGVRRRAAEVMKATARAAARLGVTTVTGFTGSSIWKTVAMFPPVPEGMVEAGYQDFADRWNPILDVFDEVGVRFALEVHPSEIAYDYWTAKRTLEAIGHRESFGLNFDPSHFIWQDLDPVMFLQDFAQKVFHVHVKESIRQLNGRNGRLGSHLAWADPRRGWDFVTAGHGHVQWEPIFRTLNAIGYEGPTSIEWEDAGMDRLIGAPQALALVRGLAEIAPPAAAFDAAFSSRGAS from the coding sequence ATGGCCCGACGACCTATTACCCTCTTTACCGGCCAGTGGGCCGACCTGCCCTTCGAGGAGGTGGCGCGCCTGGCCGGGGAGTGGGGCTTCGACGGGCTCGAGATCGCCTGCTGGGGCGACCACCTCGACCCCGTCAGGGCCGCGGAGGACGACGCCTACGTCCGGGACCGGCTCGACATCCTCGAGCGCAACGGCCTGGAGGTCTACGCCATCGCGAACCACCTGACCGGTCAGGCGGTGTGCGACGACCCGATCGATGCCCGGCACCAGGGCATCCTCTCCGAGGAGGTCTGGGGCGACGGCGAGCCCGAGGGCGTCCGCCGCCGCGCCGCCGAGGTCATGAAGGCCACCGCCCGGGCCGCCGCCCGGCTCGGGGTCACGACCGTCACCGGCTTCACGGGGTCCTCGATCTGGAAGACGGTGGCGATGTTCCCGCCGGTGCCGGAGGGCATGGTCGAGGCCGGGTACCAGGACTTCGCCGACCGGTGGAACCCGATCCTGGACGTCTTCGACGAGGTCGGGGTGCGCTTCGCCCTCGAAGTCCACCCGTCCGAGATCGCCTACGACTACTGGACCGCCAAGCGCACCCTCGAGGCGATCGGCCACCGGGAGTCCTTCGGGCTCAACTTCGATCCCTCGCACTTCATCTGGCAGGACCTCGACCCGGTCATGTTCCTGCAGGACTTCGCTCAGAAGGTCTTCCACGTCCACGTCAAGGAGTCCATCCGCCAGCTCAATGGCCGCAACGGCCGCCTCGGCTCGCACCTCGCGTGGGCAGACCCGCGCCGCGGCTGGGACTTCGTGACCGCCGGGCACGGCCACGTGCAGTGGGAGCCCATCTTCCGGACCCTCAACGCGATCGGGTACGAGGGGCCCACGAGCATCGAGTGGGAGGACGCCGGCATGGACCGCCTCATCGGGGCGCCCCAGGCCCTCGCCCTCGTGCGCGGCCTCGCCGAGATCGCGCCCCCCGCCGCGGCGTTCGACGCCGCCTTCAGCAGCAGAGGAGCCTCATGA
- a CDS encoding alpha-amylase family glycosyl hydrolase, producing the protein MRITDTSDLWWKTGIIYCLDVETFYDSNGDGCGDLAGLAERVDYLAELGITCLWLMPFYPTPRRDDGYDVTDLFGVDRRLGHHGDLVEFIRMAQDRGLRVIVDLVVNHTSDQHPWFKAARSSKDSPYRDFYIWRSDPPPDTSGDVVFPDQETSIWTLDEATGEWYLHHFYKEQPDLNVANPKVRDEIAKVIGFWLHLGISGFRVDAVPYFLSMEGVRKEELHKVHNPHDYLRALRKFMGRRAGDSILLGEVNLPYHEQMDYFGGPDGDELTMLFDFVVMQKMYLSLARQDARPLADALRDRPPLPPDNQWATFVRNHDELTLDKLTDEERQEVFAAFGPEPQMQVYGRGLKRRVPPMLDGDPRRIRLVYSLLFALPGTPVLYYGEEIGMGEDLAAEGRMAVRTPMQWTAEPSAGFSTAPPADLVSPLPEGGYGPQHVNVASARRDPDSLLNFIILLTQRYRECPELGWGTCRVLDPPHHAVLAHLNTWEDACMLALHNLSPEAVTVPLNLGQPPGRPDRPDRPDGESGWSGFLLLDLLKSGTFPQEGLGVSDDGDVEISLGSYGHAWLRVQPPASGACCELRPDSIRALARVEPMSEGIVVGGTDEIEEGTAKVVEPEESGFDEPIAVFHTETGCFFALNDTCTHEDASLAEGWIEGETVECPLHSSSFSLRTGKVLCLPATEDTRTHRVEVRDGQVVLFPGTGADPDACAQ; encoded by the coding sequence ATGCGCATCACGGACACCTCCGACCTGTGGTGGAAGACCGGCATCATCTACTGCCTCGACGTGGAGACGTTCTACGACTCCAACGGTGACGGCTGCGGCGACCTGGCAGGACTGGCCGAGCGCGTGGACTACCTCGCCGAGCTGGGTATTACCTGCCTTTGGCTCATGCCGTTCTACCCCACACCCCGCCGCGACGACGGCTACGACGTGACGGACCTGTTCGGCGTCGACCGGCGCCTCGGCCACCACGGTGACCTCGTGGAGTTCATCCGGATGGCCCAGGACCGCGGGCTACGGGTGATCGTCGACCTCGTGGTCAACCACACCTCGGACCAGCATCCCTGGTTCAAGGCCGCCCGATCCTCCAAGGACAGCCCGTACCGCGATTTCTACATCTGGCGCTCCGATCCTCCCCCGGACACCTCGGGCGACGTCGTCTTCCCCGATCAGGAGACGTCGATCTGGACCTTGGACGAGGCGACCGGGGAGTGGTACCTGCACCACTTCTACAAGGAGCAGCCCGACCTGAACGTGGCGAACCCCAAAGTCCGCGACGAGATCGCCAAGGTGATCGGCTTCTGGCTGCATCTGGGCATCAGCGGGTTCCGCGTCGATGCGGTGCCGTACTTCCTCTCGATGGAGGGGGTCAGGAAGGAAGAGCTCCACAAGGTCCACAATCCCCATGACTATCTGCGCGCGCTCCGGAAGTTCATGGGACGCCGCGCCGGTGATTCCATCCTCCTGGGCGAGGTGAACCTCCCGTACCACGAGCAGATGGACTACTTCGGAGGCCCGGACGGCGACGAGCTGACGATGCTGTTCGATTTCGTCGTCATGCAGAAGATGTACCTGTCGTTGGCCCGACAGGATGCTCGCCCCCTGGCGGACGCCCTCCGCGACCGGCCGCCGCTCCCCCCGGACAACCAGTGGGCTACGTTCGTGCGGAACCACGACGAACTGACCTTGGACAAGCTGACGGACGAGGAACGCCAAGAGGTCTTCGCCGCTTTCGGCCCCGAACCGCAGATGCAGGTCTACGGCCGTGGCCTCAAGCGCAGGGTCCCGCCCATGCTCGACGGCGACCCCCGCCGGATCCGTCTGGTCTACTCACTGCTGTTCGCGCTTCCTGGCACACCGGTGCTGTACTACGGCGAGGAGATCGGGATGGGAGAGGACCTCGCGGCCGAGGGCCGGATGGCTGTGCGGACGCCGATGCAGTGGACCGCGGAGCCGAGCGCCGGCTTTTCAACCGCGCCGCCGGCGGATCTAGTGAGCCCGCTGCCCGAAGGAGGCTACGGGCCGCAGCACGTCAACGTCGCCTCCGCGCGGCGGGACCCGGACTCCCTGCTGAACTTCATCATCCTGCTCACCCAGCGCTATCGGGAGTGTCCCGAGCTCGGCTGGGGCACGTGCCGGGTCCTGGACCCCCCGCACCACGCTGTCCTGGCCCACCTGAACACCTGGGAGGACGCCTGCATGCTCGCGCTGCACAACCTCTCGCCCGAGGCCGTGACCGTGCCGCTCAACCTCGGGCAACCTCCCGGCCGACCCGACCGACCCGACCGACCCGACGGAGAATCCGGCTGGAGCGGCTTCCTGCTGCTTGACCTGCTGAAGTCCGGCACCTTCCCTCAAGAGGGGCTCGGGGTGTCCGATGACGGCGACGTCGAGATCTCCCTCGGCAGCTACGGCCACGCTTGGTTACGGGTGCAGCCCCCGGCCAGCGGCGCCTGCTGTGAGCTCCGGCCGGACAGCATCCGAGCGCTCGCTAGAGTGGAGCCCATGAGCGAAGGAATCGTGGTCGGCGGCACGGACGAGATCGAGGAGGGCACCGCGAAGGTCGTGGAGCCCGAGGAGTCCGGCTTCGACGAACCGATCGCGGTCTTCCACACGGAGACCGGCTGCTTCTTCGCCCTCAACGACACGTGCACCCACGAGGACGCCTCCCTCGCCGAGGGCTGGATCGAGGGCGAGACCGTCGAGTGCCCCCTCCATTCCTCGAGCTTCAGCCTGCGCACCGGGAAGGTCCTGTGCCTGCCCGCCACGGAGGACACCCGCACCCACCGGGTGGAGGTCCGCGACGGCCAGGTGGTCCTGTTCCCTGGCACGGGCGCCGATCCCGACGCCTGCGCCCAGTAG